One part of the Rutidosis leptorrhynchoides isolate AG116_Rl617_1_P2 chromosome 1, CSIRO_AGI_Rlap_v1, whole genome shotgun sequence genome encodes these proteins:
- the LOC139871390 gene encoding oxoglutarate-dependent flavonoid 7-O-demethylase 1-like has translation MISSKSLQKIDGKSVQELAKELTLHVPHRYIQDHREPSFVSTSSSPLPSIPVVDMNDLINVLGSDKDEFKLLRSVCQEWGIFQLVNHGVDKLLVETMKEQVVKFFDMPVEEKLKYKLIEGDYQGYGQTILHTQDQKVDWADRFYMITNPVHRRKTHLLPQFPPILRETMEKYLEEVQKLAMNLFGLMGEAVDIEKQEMIDVFDDGMQSVRMTYYPPCPQPDLVIGLTPHSDAAGITILLQVNDVEGLQVKKDGVWIPVSFLPDAFVVNVGDILEIMSNGVYNSIEHRATVNEVKKRISLAMFFNPKLEADVGPAKSLLKNTRNLPMYKTIVMEQYLKDFFSRKLNGKTFLEKMKIKNNETS, from the exons ATGATTTCCTCAAAATCATTGCAAAAAATTGATGGCAAGAGTGTCCAAGAGCTTGCAAAAGAACTCACGTTGCATGTCCCCCACCGCTACATTCAAGATCATAGAGAACCGAGTTTTGTCTCTACGAGCTCATCACCTTTGCCCTCGATCCCAGTCGTTGACATGAACGATCTCATCAACGTACTAGGATCTGATAAGGACGAATTTAAATTATTGCGCTCTGTATGCCAAGAATGGGGAATTTTTCAG TTGGTGAATCATGGAGTTGATAAATTGTTGGTAGAGACAATGAAAGAACAAGTAGTGAAGTTTTTCGACATGCCGGTTGAAGAGAAGCTCAAGTACAAGTTGATTGAAGGTGACTATCAAGGGTATGGTCAAACCATACTTCATACTCAAGATCAGAAAGTTGATTGGGCTGATCGCTTTTATATGATCACTAATCCTGTTCATAGAAGAAAAACACATTTACTTCCACAGTTTCCTCCAATACTACG AGAAACCATGGAGAAGTACTTGGAAGAAGTGCAAAAACTTGCCATGAATTTGTTTGGTTTAATGGGAGAAGCAGTAGATATCGAAAAACAAGAGATGATAGATGTTTTTGACGACGGAATGCAATCGGTGAGGATGACTTACTATCCGCCATGTCCTCAGCCGGACCTTGTTATCGGTCTAACTCCTCATTCTGATGCTGCCGGAATAACCATTCTTCTTCAAGTAAACGACGTCGAAGGCTTGCAAGTCAAAAAAGACGGTGTATGGATTCCGGTTAGCTTTCTTCCAGACGCATTCGTCGTAAATGTTGGAGATATTCTTGAG ATAATGAGCAATGGTGTATACAACAGTATCGAGCATAGGGCGACTGTCAATGAAGTGAAAAAGAGGATTTCGTTAGCCATGTTCTTTAATCCGAAGCTTGAAGCCGATGTTGGACCAGCCAAAAGCCTTCTAAAGAACACGAGGAACTTGCCGATGTATAAAACAATCGTTATGGAACAGTACCTTAAGGATTTCTTCTCGCGAAAGCTCAATGGGAAGACATTTCTCGAGAAAATGAAGATAAAAAATAATGAAACTTCGTGA